Genomic DNA from Luteolibacter arcticus:
CACGCCCGCGTGGGCATCGATAATTGCGGCGCTCACCGGGATGCCGGAGCGGATACCGAGCCGCTCTGCCATCCGCGCCGAAAGCACTCCGGCCGCGTTTCCCGGGGCGATCGTGAGGTCGGGGATCTTGCGGGCCGCCGCAGGCAGGGCCGGATGAAGGGCGGCCAGAAAGTCGTCGGAGGGACCTCCGTCCTGCGCGCTCCAGAGTCCCTTGTATCCCGCCTGGCAGGTCGAGCGGACAAGTGGCACGGCCGAACCTCCGATGAGTTGCCATACCACCCAGTCGCCGGCTTCCATCCAGTGGGACGCGGCCTCCGCGACCTCCGGTGCGTTCTCGATGACTTCCAGGATTTTGGGGAACAACCACTCCTCACCGATGGTGCCGCCGTAGCGCGCCAGGAAGGATTCGCCGCGTTCGCGTGCCAGTGCTGTCATCCTCGCGGCTTGCGGGATGGCACCGTGGTGCTTCCACAGCTTCGCCCAGGCATGGGGCACTAGCGTGAACTCCCGGTTGAGGCACAGGGGAGCGCCGTCCCGATCCAGCGGCAACATCGTGCAACTGGTGAAATCCACGCCGATCCCCACCACCTCATGACCCTCTGCCTGCCGGATGGCATCGCGCGCCGCCTCCACCGCCGACTCCAGCCAGTCCAGCGGATGCTGCAAGGCGAAGTCAGGCGGTAAGGCAAGGTCGCTTCCCGGCAGGTGATCGCAAATGGCCCCATGCGCGTAGTCGCGGGTCGCGGAGCCAAGCTCCCGACCGTCCAGACCCACCACCAGCGCACGCACGGAAAGCGTGCCGAAATCAAGACCAAGCGCTGCTTTCATGGCGATGAATCCACCCACTCGATCCGATAGAAACGGGACACCGCAGGATCTGGCTGCGAATCCCATTGGGCCCGGGATTCACCGGCCGCCCCGCTCACGACCGCCTCGATCAGCGTCCAGTCTTCGAGGTCCGTACTGCTCCGGATCGTAAATACCGCATCAGGAGAGCTTGGCCATGAAATGCGCAGCGCTCCTCCCGGCAGAAGCGCCGCAGTCGCTTCAAAGCGCGAGGTGCCGTCAACGGGATTCCACCCTAACAAGAACTCCAGCCGGTTGGGCACTCCATCACCGTCGGGATCGTCCCGCCCGTCCGTCTCCGTCAATCCATCATAGCCAGCAATCCATCTGTCGAATGGATCGGCCATCGGCAGCACGGCCATGGCGGCATGCAGTGAACTCGTCGGCGCATGGACCTTGGTCAAGGACGAGCGGTCGCCGTGTTTCCAGATGCCACTCTGGTAAGTGACGACATGGACCTCGCCGAATAGCTCCGTGGCACTCATTGAGATCATCGAGGGCAACCCGGAGACCAGTCCCTCAATGGTGCCGGGTGAGTTTTCAGCGGTATCGTAAGAGCCGAGCGTCCCGCTGTAGCCAGCCACTCTCAGGTCATTCCCGTCGGCAAGCAGTCCTTGAGGGGCCCTCAGATCCCCGCGCAGCAGGCGGACGACTTGTCCCGCAGCGTTGAACTCGTAGATCGGCCGGTTGGTGCTGGCGGTGCCGGCCCGCGACGAGACGAAGCAGCGCGAACCAATCCACGCGAGGCCGCGGGCATTGTTGAGATCCCACGCCGTGGCTCCGCTGCCGCCACTTCGGTCGATGAAACGCGCGAACGCCGTCCCGTCGGTCGCCAGCCGGAACACGCCTTGGCCGGCAGATGCTCCGAAGGCAGTGGCAAAATACAGCAGGCCATCCGGACCGAGAGCGAGCTGCTGGGTATCCGCCGTGGTCCAGCCCGCGGCCACGGCGCTGCCGGCATTGCGCGTGACCAGGGTAGTGGCGGCACCGGATTGAGGGTCGATGCGGTCGATGTGGTTGAAGCCCGCGCCGAAAAGGAATCCTCCATGATAGACCAACGATTGGTACGTGCCGACTGTCAGTTGCCGCTCCAAGGTCCAGGAGCCGGTGGCCGTGACCTGATAGAGATCGACCCCGGAGGCACCGGCTAAAGCGACCCGTGCCTTTTCCTTCATTCGGGCCGGGGTGTTACCCGCCCGCCGCGGATTCGAGCCTGCAAGAAACTCGTGACGGTTGGTGAAGCCATCGCCGTCCTCGTCGCCGCTTGCATCGAGATCGCCGTCGGTCGAGTAGGCGTGCCGCCACGGACCCGGCAGGTCGCTCCCCGCGAAGTCCCGGAAGTTGCGGACCCGGTGAAAGGTCAGGTGATTGGCGTCATGGTAATTCGCCGCACCGCCCGCGGTGTCATCGAAACCGGTGCGCGACGTGGCAATCAGGTCGTCGCCGTCGAACAACCACTCCACGTACTGAAAGCCATGGCGGGTGATGTCGGGATGCGAAATCACGGTGCCGTGATCGATCCAGTCACGGAGATTCGCCGAAGAGACCAGCGACAGCGTGTTGCGTGTGCTGCCCGGATGGCTGCCACCTTGGAAAGCGGCCGGCACGCGGTTGGCCAGCGACCAGTAGCGGTTGCTCTCGGGATCGTGGCGGATGGCGAACTTCTTCGAACCGCCCGGCAGATTGACGAAGCCTGTGGCAGGGTTAAAAGCGATCGTCTGTCCATTGGCCGATACGCTGAGCATGGCAGCCTTCTCCGGATGATCGGGGTGATCGACCCGCAGCAGATTCACAAGATTACCCGCCGGATCCACCACCGCGTTGCCCTCCAGCCACCCGCCGAACTCGCCACCGAGCCAGGAGGGCTGGCTGGGAAGCAGGTTGCTGAAGGTCCACTGGCCTGCGTCTAACAAATTCGCATCCGCGGGTGCCGACATCATCGCCGCGCGGAAATTCGGTGCCCAGCCGCTGGCCGGATCGCGCCGCTCCATGGCCCGCCAGAGCCGCCCCGCGTGCTCGATCACAGGCATCGGTGCGCCATGATACTGGCCGCCCCCCGCGAGCAGGCCGGTGGTGGCGCTGCCGGGATTGGTCCAAGTGAGGCCGCCATCGGAGGAACGCCGGATGACAACGTCGCCGTACTGGCGATTCTCGCCCAGTAGGTAGAGCGCATCGCGGTGGAAGAAGAGACTGCTCCAGAACGCCCCGTTGATCACCGTGGCAGGTGTCCAGGTGAGGCCACCGTCGGTTGAGCGGAACACGCGAGTGACAGCACTCGTGTTCATCGAGCTTCCCCCGCCAAACTCATCATGCGACGCCACCAGCGTGCCGTCCGGCAGCTTGGCCAGCCCCGGCGAGCCGACATATTTGGCGGACGAAGACGGTGAGTAGGAAACAAGCGTGCCGGGCAGGTCGGGCGACACCTGCGCGAGGGCAGAGCCAGACAGCGAGAGCAGGAGCCAGAATGAAAGGCGGCAGGACATGGGGTAATCAGCGGATGCGGAGAAATAGCCGGTCGCCGTCTCCCGGGTCGGGAAAGATGTCCGTGGTCGTAGGGCCTGCGGCAGCGGGGACGATGCGGAAAAGACTCCAATCAACGAGGTTCACAGAGGATTCAACGCCGTATTCAAATCCGGCTTGGCTGCTCCACTCGAGCTGGCATGTGCCCCCGGGGATGATCTGCGAGCTTTCGATCTCGAGCGGGTCCGTGACCGCATGATTCAGAACGAGCACATCTCCGATCATGCCTTCGTAGTTCCCATTGAAGGCCCGCATGCGCCCGATCATCCATTCGACGGTCTGGTCGATCCCCCTTGCTGAGTTAACCGAAGCTACAATCTCCCCATCGCGTAGCAGGCTCCAGGCGTCCCCTTTACGCATGATGCCGACGCGGTGCCACTGGCCGTCGAAGATCGGACTGGCCGGTTCGCTCAGGCTGACGCCGCCTTCCACGAACCAGCTCAGCGCGCCGTTCAGGACATACAGGCCGGCCCGGCCGGGCTGCCCGTTGTTGTTGGAGAAAAGATGGCCCTGCGCGGTGTGCAGGTGGGTCGTCTTCATCGACACCAGCAGCGTGAAGTCGCCCTTCGCCGGCAGGGCGTCGGGGCGGTTGGTATTGATGCCCGCGATTCCCGCGTCCGGCGCGAAGTCGTAGGCGCGGTCTCCACCGGCTTCCGGGCCGTCGCGATTGACCACGGTGCTGTTGACCGCCACCTGGTCGGACTCCACGTAGCCGTAAAGAATGCCCTCCGTCCCACTGACCGAGTCGGGAATGCCGTCGTAGGCACCTGTCCAAGGCAACGTCGTTTCATCGAGCTTCCAATGCGCGATTGCCCTCCGCATGGCGGGGCCGACCTGGAGCATCCGCTCGGCGTAACGACGGCCGAAGTCGAGCTGGCCGGTCGTGTCGAAGTGGATCGCGGTGCTGTCGCCTTTCAATGTAACCGACGAAATGAACGCCGCGTCGGGCACCTCCGCGGCGGCCTGCTGCTGGGCGGCCCGGGTATTGGCGTAGGAAGTCTGGATCAACTCGCCGACAAGAAAAGGCAGTTCCGGCTCGTCGAGATCGCTGCGGATCGCGCCGATGAATTCCTTCAATCGGTCCTTGTAAACCGCGGTGCTCAAGCCGCTGTCGTTCTCGCCCTGATGCCACATCATCCCGCGAACCTCGTGGGTGTGGCCCTGCTGCGTGAGCGTCTGGAGAGAACCTTCCACCAGCTCTAACAGGCCGGCGTAGCAATGGCCCGCATTGGCATAGGTGGAGATGTCGTAAGCTCTCCCCGCCGCCGGATCCCAAGCACCCGGCGCGGCGGCGGTGCCGAAGCCGGTGGCTCCTTGCGAATACTTGATGATGGCCACCTTCCTCCCGGGACGCCCCTCGCGAATCCGCTCGGCGAAGGTCACTTCCGCGCCGAAGGGATGGTTGGCGATCTCAGTTCCAAGCTGCGCCGGATTCGCGCTGTTGTAGCCGTAGAGGGAGTAGCCTGCCCTCATCGGGATCCAACCGTCGCTGCGGGCGTCCCACAGCACGGGCCGCGCGGCGCTGGGATTTCCCCCGCGCCAGTGAATGAACAAGGCATCGGGCTGCGGCTGCAAGTACGACGACTTTCCGAGTTCCTCCAAACCCTCGTCCCCTTTCGGACTGAACTGCGAGAACTCGCGGCTGACATAGCCATGACCGCCGGCATTCGACTGGCCGGCCAGGATGTAGACGTCGAAGTGATCCGCCTGCGCGAGAAGCGGTAACCAAGCGAGCCAGCGGACGTGGGAAAGCATGGGGACAAGAGGTGAAGAAATTGGCCCCTTCCCGAACCCAAGCAGGAAGGAGCCCTTTCGACGACGTCCACGATGACCCGATTGAACATCGCAGACGTGGTTGCCGAAGCTCTTCAGGGATTGAATTCGACGCGATAGAACTTTCGCAGTTCCGAGGCCGGCGGCGTGGTCCAAGTGGCCGTGGTCTGTGAGGCCTGACCGACGATCGTCGC
This window encodes:
- a CDS encoding ribulokinase is translated as MKAALGLDFGTLSVRALVVGLDGRELGSATRDYAHGAICDHLPGSDLALPPDFALQHPLDWLESAVEAARDAIRQAEGHEVVGIGVDFTSCTMLPLDRDGAPLCLNREFTLVPHAWAKLWKHHGAIPQAARMTALARERGESFLARYGGTIGEEWLFPKILEVIENAPEVAEAASHWMEAGDWVVWQLIGGSAVPLVRSTCQAGYKGLWSAQDGGPSDDFLAALHPALPAAARKIPDLTIAPGNAAGVLSARMAERLGIRSGIPVSAAIIDAHAGVPGAGASMPGTLVMVLGTSSCHMLNSEVDTTIPGVAGVVRDGILPGFYGYETGQAAVGDAFDWLRCMTGETGFSRLSKEAAALPAGAEGVRCLDWFNGCRTPYMDGSLRGAFTGLSLRHGPAHLHRSLMEATAFGVRWIVDLFRGAGVPVERFCATGGLPHHDPFLMQIYADVLGESITIPPSRHGPALGAAILGALAAGEFRDAASAIESMTALGNATARVVVPGKDAASYEPIYDEYRRWGETFQPS
- a CDS encoding sialidase family protein produces the protein MSCRLSFWLLLSLSGSALAQVSPDLPGTLVSYSPSSSAKYVGSPGLAKLPDGTLVASHDEFGGGSSMNTSAVTRVFRSTDGGLTWTPATVINGAFWSSLFFHRDALYLLGENRQYGDVVIRRSSDGGLTWTNPGSATTGLLAGGGQYHGAPMPVIEHAGRLWRAMERRDPASGWAPNFRAAMMSAPADANLLDAGQWTFSNLLPSQPSWLGGEFGGWLEGNAVVDPAGNLVNLLRVDHPDHPEKAAMLSVSANGQTIAFNPATGFVNLPGGSKKFAIRHDPESNRYWSLANRVPAAFQGGSHPGSTRNTLSLVSSANLRDWIDHGTVISHPDITRHGFQYVEWLFDGDDLIATSRTGFDDTAGGAANYHDANHLTFHRVRNFRDFAGSDLPGPWRHAYSTDGDLDASGDEDGDGFTNRHEFLAGSNPRRAGNTPARMKEKARVALAGASGVDLYQVTATGSWTLERQLTVGTYQSLVYHGGFLFGAGFNHIDRIDPQSGAATTLVTRNAGSAVAAGWTTADTQQLALGPDGLLYFATAFGASAGQGVFRLATDGTAFARFIDRSGGSGATAWDLNNARGLAWIGSRCFVSSRAGTASTNRPIYEFNAAGQVVRLLRGDLRAPQGLLADGNDLRVAGYSGTLGSYDTAENSPGTIEGLVSGLPSMISMSATELFGEVHVVTYQSGIWKHGDRSSLTKVHAPTSSLHAAMAVLPMADPFDRWIAGYDGLTETDGRDDPDGDGVPNRLEFLLGWNPVDGTSRFEATAALLPGGALRISWPSSPDAVFTIRSSTDLEDWTLIEAVVSGAAGESRAQWDSQPDPAVSRFYRIEWVDSSP
- a CDS encoding sialate O-acetylesterase produces the protein MLSHVRWLAWLPLLAQADHFDVYILAGQSNAGGHGYVSREFSQFSPKGDEGLEELGKSSYLQPQPDALFIHWRGGNPSAARPVLWDARSDGWIPMRAGYSLYGYNSANPAQLGTEIANHPFGAEVTFAERIREGRPGRKVAIIKYSQGATGFGTAAAPGAWDPAAGRAYDISTYANAGHCYAGLLELVEGSLQTLTQQGHTHEVRGMMWHQGENDSGLSTAVYKDRLKEFIGAIRSDLDEPELPFLVGELIQTSYANTRAAQQQAAAEVPDAAFISSVTLKGDSTAIHFDTTGQLDFGRRYAERMLQVGPAMRRAIAHWKLDETTLPWTGAYDGIPDSVSGTEGILYGYVESDQVAVNSTVVNRDGPEAGGDRAYDFAPDAGIAGINTNRPDALPAKGDFTLLVSMKTTHLHTAQGHLFSNNNGQPGRAGLYVLNGALSWFVEGGVSLSEPASPIFDGQWHRVGIMRKGDAWSLLRDGEIVASVNSARGIDQTVEWMIGRMRAFNGNYEGMIGDVLVLNHAVTDPLEIESSQIIPGGTCQLEWSSQAGFEYGVESSVNLVDWSLFRIVPAAAGPTTTDIFPDPGDGDRLFLRIR